Genomic segment of Vibrio natriegens NBRC 15636 = ATCC 14048 = DSM 759:
AGCTGGACGTGTCCTGTATCGAGGATTCGTTCCCAAAAATCTGGGTCAGTTGCGTCACCGGAAATGACATTACGACCTTCTTCACGGTGCTTAACTGCGCCATCCTCGCGAATTTCGACCCCAAGCGATATCTTCCCGTAACGAGCGCATAACTCATCGTAAGCTCCCGTGCCAATACGGCCCATACCAAGGATTAGTACCTGAGCATGCCCTGGATTGATTAACTGATCACGTTGATTCAGTTTCTCCGCGGCGGTCTCTTGTAGCCACTTGCCTGAGTGTTGATAGATTTTATTGCTCAAACGGTTTAGTGGCGCAGCGATAATAAATGAAAGTGACACAGCAACAGCAATGGCAGCGAGCATGTCACTTGGCATCCAGCCCATTTTATACGCTAGACCACCAACTATCAGGCCAAATTCGCTGTAGTTAAACAGGGATAGTGACGCGAGCAATGAAGTGCGGACCCGAAAGTTAAAGTAGTTAATGGTTAAAAAGTACAGCAAGCCCTTAATCGGCAGCAGCAGAATGAATAAAATGGCGAGTGCGATGCCAGTAAAACTCAGCGATGCCGATAAGCCAATATTTAAGAAGAAGCAAACTAAGAAGAGCTCTTTCATGTTAAACAGGGATTTTGAGAGCTCAGAGGCTTTTCGGTGACCAGCCAGTAACATGCCTAAAATCAGGGCACCAAGATCTGGCTTCATGCCTACTAGCTCAAATAGACCTGCTCCGACGACAAGCGCGAAGAATATACCGAATAGGACCAACATCTCACCGTGGCCTACTTTGTCTAGTAATTTGTAAAAAACTGGTCGAAGGAGGGGAAGACCGAACAGTGCTATGGCGTACCATTCAGGAATTTTACCGGTAGAAGCCGTCAGAAATACAACTGCGAAGATGTCTTGCATTACCAGAATACCGATCGCGATGGTGCCGTAAGTGGCACTCATCTCACCTTTTTCTTGCAGTGTTTTAACTGCAAAAACGGTACTCGAAAATGACAAAGCAAACGCCAGTAAAAGAATCTGCCCAAGATCCATACCCGCCATAGAGGTAATGCCGAGTAGTTTTAAACCACCAAGTGTAATGGTGAACACCGCTGTGGAGAGGATGTTATGTGCGGTCGCACCTCCCCAGATTTCTTTTGATAGCAGTGTTTTTACATCGAGTTTTAGGCCGATAGTAAACAATAAAAGGGTAACGCCGAGGTCGGCTAGGTCAACGATCAGCTCATTACTTTGGTAGCCAAATGCGTGTAATCCGAATCCTGCGAGTAAGAAGCCAACGAGTGGAGGGAGTGAGCACTTTAGCGCAAGGAAGCCAGCCAAAAATGCCGTTGTTATTAGAATTATTTCCATACTGATAAGTAATACCTATGCCAGTAAATTATTGTCAGGTAATTGCGCAGGAAAAATCGCTTAGAG
This window contains:
- a CDS encoding cation:proton antiporter family protein — encoded protein: MEIILITTAFLAGFLALKCSLPPLVGFLLAGFGLHAFGYQSNELIVDLADLGVTLLLFTIGLKLDVKTLLSKEIWGGATAHNILSTAVFTITLGGLKLLGITSMAGMDLGQILLLAFALSFSSTVFAVKTLQEKGEMSATYGTIAIGILVMQDIFAVVFLTASTGKIPEWYAIALFGLPLLRPVFYKLLDKVGHGEMLVLFGIFFALVVGAGLFELVGMKPDLGALILGMLLAGHRKASELSKSLFNMKELFLVCFFLNIGLSASLSFTGIALAILFILLLPIKGLLYFLTINYFNFRVRTSLLASLSLFNYSEFGLIVGGLAYKMGWMPSDMLAAIAVAVSLSFIIAAPLNRLSNKIYQHSGKWLQETAAEKLNQRDQLINPGHAQVLILGMGRIGTGAYDELCARYGKISLGVEIREDGAVKHREEGRNVISGDATDPDFWERILDTGHVQLVLLAMPHHQGNQTALEQLQRRNYKGQIAAIAEYPDQLDGLLENGVHAAFNIYNEAGSGFARHVCQQLQPKFTPIK